From the genome of Rhizobium sp. ZPR4:
TTCGACGAGCGCCGGCCTGGGATTGCGGCTTTCCGGTGAATAGCCCGGCAACGCAATATTCCGCCAGCAGTTTCGCCCAGCCCATCCGGCGCGTCTTCGGCACGCTGATCTTTCGCGCGCGCGACCGCGTCACCATGCCGTCACCCGGCGATCTCCGACCCGCACGGTTCGCCCTGGAAATGCACGATTATATCTGGGAAGGTCTCTACCTGCCCATCGTCGGCGCCGTCGGCTTTGCGGCCGAAAAACTCAACTATCTGCAATTCCTGACCATCCGGCGCTATCTGAGCCTGGTCTTCATAACGCTCGTCCTCCTGCTTCTGGTACTGGCGCTATGGTCATGATATCTGCCCTTTTCGCCCAGGCCCTCCAGATGTCGCTCGTCGTGCTGCTGGCGCCGCTGCTGACGGGCGTCGTGCGCATGTTCAAGGCGCGGCTGCTGCGCCGGCGTGGGCCTTCTCCGATACAGCCCTATCGCGATCTTGTCCGGCTTCTGCGCAAGGAGGCGGTCGTTGCGGAGAATGCGTCCTGGCTGTTCAGGGCAGCGCCTTATCTGATCTTCGCCGCGACATGGGTGGCTGCCGCCATCATCCCCACCTTCGCCACCGGCCTCCTCTTCAGCTGGACCGCGGACCTGATCGCCATCATCGCGCTGCTTGGCAGCGCGCGATTTTTCCTGGCGCTCGCCGGCATGGATGTGGGCACCAGCTTCGGCGGCATCGGCTCGAGCCGCGAGATGATGATTGCGACACTGGCCGAGCCGTCGATGCTGCTCATCATCTTCACGCTTGCCCTGGTGGCCGGCTCGACGCAGCTTTCTGCCATCACCGCCTTCATGACCTCGCCGCAGGTCGGCTTGCGTGTTTCGCTGGCGATCGCGCTCATC
Proteins encoded in this window:
- a CDS encoding NADH-quinone oxidoreductase subunit H, which encodes MVMISALFAQALQMSLVVLLAPLLTGVVRMFKARLLRRRGPSPIQPYRDLVRLLRKEAVVAENASWLFRAAPYLIFAATWVAAAIIPTFATGLLFSWTADLIAIIALLGSARFFLALAGMDVGTSFGGIGSSREMMIATLAEPSMLLIIFTLALVAGSTQLSAITAFMTSPQVGLRVSLAIALIALIMVAIAENARIPVDNPATHLELTMVHEAMVLEYSGRHLAMIELTASLKLLLYISLIACLFVPWKLVAFGAGPVAYLVGLSAYLAKLAAGGALLALFETATAKMRVFRVPEFLGAALMLGLLAALLRFVSRGL